The Populus alba chromosome 4, ASM523922v2, whole genome shotgun sequence genome contains a region encoding:
- the LOC118038750 gene encoding LOW QUALITY PROTEIN: wall-associated receptor kinase 3-like (The sequence of the model RefSeq protein was modified relative to this genomic sequence to represent the inferred CDS: substituted 1 base at 1 genomic stop codon), whose amino-acid sequence MNAEFQKEMSIVSQVNHKNVVKLLGLCLETKVPLLVYELISNGTLSKHIHEKGSRILASWTNCLRVASETALALDYLHSLADPPVIHGDVKSVNILLDSNCTTKVADFGASVLMSPGQTDILATKIQGPLGYLDPEYLMTGILTVQSDVYSFGVVLVELLTGEMPNSISKSGEKRNVIQHFISALENNHLFKILDLQIADEGEIDEIEVVAELAKGCLNSMGVNRPTIKEVSNELAKLKALYXKSWAQQNREETYYLLGKSSQSLCKNASPPMNQSQTCWDIAIYVAAFAAHVLEEDSFHF is encoded by the coding sequence ATGAATGCGGAATTTCAAAAGGAAATGAGCATTGTTTCACAGGTCAATCACAAGAATGTGGTAAAGCTCCTGGGCCTGTGTTTAGAGACCAAAGTTCCATTACTGGTCTATGAGCTCATCTCAAATGGAACTCTTTCCAAGCACATCCACGAAAAAGGTTCCCGGATACTGGCTTCCTGGACCAATTGTTTGAGGGTAGCATCGGAGACTGCGCTTGCGCTTGATTATTTGCACTCTCTGGCAGACCCTCCCGTTATTCATGGAGATGTCAAGTCAGTCAACATACTTCTAGACAGTAATTGCACAACAAAAGTAGCAGATTTTGGAGCTTCGGTGCTGATGTCTCCTGGCCAAACCGATATCTTAGCTACAAAAATACAAGGTCCTCTAGGCTACCTGGATCCTGAGTATCTTATGACGGGTATTTTAACCGTTCAAAGTGATGTCTATAGCTTTGGGGTAGTTCTTGTGGAGCTTCTCACTGGAGAGATGCCAAACTCCATTTCCAAGTCTGGAGAGAAACGGAACGTTATTCAACACTTCATCTCAGCACTGGAAAATAATCATCTCttcaaaattttagatttaCAGATAGCTGATGAAGGTGAAATTGATGAGATAGAAGTTGTAGCTGAGCTTGCAAAAGGATGTCTAAATAGCATGGGAGTAAACCGGCCAACCATAAAGGAAGTGTCCAATGAGCTTGCTAAGCTGAAAGCTCTTTACTAGAAATCATGGGCTCAGCAAAATAGAGAGGAAACATACTACTTGTTAGGcaaatcatcacaatctttaTGCAAGAATGCAAGTCCTCCCATGAACCAATCCCAGACTTGTTGGGATATTGCCATTTATGTAGCAGCATTTGCAGCCCATGTTCTAGAAGAAGATAGCTTCCATTTTTAA